One stretch of Opisthocomus hoazin isolate bOpiHoa1 chromosome 18, bOpiHoa1.hap1, whole genome shotgun sequence DNA includes these proteins:
- the MYT1 gene encoding myelin transcription factor 1 isoform X3, whose translation MKLCGTFLENEFRGELLNQRWTCGEKISSCEGATSLHGTHIKMSLENDDKRARTRSKAIRVPTELIGQEVSCPTPGCNGSGHIRGKYARHRSLQSCPLAKKRKLQDAEAEHLVSKRKSHPLKLALDEGYNVDSDGSEEAEVKEESGSDESEGTLEEDEAEAVEQEETRSPEPAEERSPAKSTHYGQNTSTSTSGPSKANYSSYQEIIANSLLNLGQIAEETLAIEGQLPEAELQVSKPPSNVVHLVHEDTGEELVEEECDKEIIIQTEDAEEVIEVTSERSSELCPEHRDDANCEESCKLEKAEAEEEDEEDEEEDEDEEDEEEEEEEEEEEEEEEEEEEEEEEMAPEVICEEAPHTSQDTQKSHCEGQFSPKPEYSVIVEVRSDDDKDDDARSQKSAVTDESEMYDMMTRGNLGLLEQAIALKAEQVKIVREPSRLPGEHVKHFQVDEKQSKPLDSVRKSYYGKDPSRPEKREIKCPTPGCDGTGHVTGLYPHHRSLSGCPHKDRIPPEILAMHENVLKCPTPGCTGQGHVNSNRNTHRSLSGCPIAAAEKLAKSHEKQQTQSGDPSKTSSNSDRILRPMCFVKQLEIPQYGSYRPNMVPATPRANLAKELEKYSKVTFDYASFDAQVFGKRMLAPKIQTSETSPKAFKCFDYSHDAEAAHMAATAILNLSTRCWEMPENLSTKQQEAPGKSMDIEVDENGTLDLSMNKHRKRESTFPSSSSCSSSPSMKSPDVSQRQNSTSATSSTMTSPQSSQTSRQDEWDGPIDYTKPNRQREEEPEESEPAAHSFASSEADEQEVSEENFEERKYPGEVTLTNFKLKFLSKDIKKELLTCPTPGCDGSGHITGNYASHRSLSGCPLADKSLRNLMAAHSADLKCPTPGCDGSGHITGNYASHRSLSGCPRAKKSGIKITPTKDDKEDPELMKCPVPGCVGLGHISGKYASHRSASGCPLAARRQKEGSLNGSSFSWKSLKNEGPTCPTPGCDGSGHANGSFLTHRSLSGCPRATFAGKKGKLSGDEILNTKFKTSDVLENDEEIKQLNKEISELNESNSEMEAAMVKLQSQISTMEKNLKNIEEENKIIEEQNEALFLELSGLSQALIQSLANIRLPHMEPISEQNFDAYVNTLTDMYTNQECYQNPENKDLLESIKQAVKGIQV comes from the exons ATGAGTTTAGAAAATGACGATAAGAGAGCACGCACGCGGTCAAAGGCTATCAGAG TGCCCACGGAGCTCATCGGCCAGGAGGTGAG CTGTCCAACCCCAGGCTGTAACGGCTCAGGACACATCCGTGGAAAGTATGCAAGACACAGAAG TTTACAAAGCTGCCCTCTAGCAAAGAAGAGGAAACTTCAGGATGCGGAGGCTGAACATCTGGTGTCGAAAAGAAAATCCCATCCGCTCAAGCTGGCCTTGGACGAAGGCTACAACGTCGACAGTGACGGTAGCGAGGAGGCCGAGGTGAAGGAGGAGTCCGGCTCCGATGAGTCGGAGGGGACTCTGGAGGAGGATGAGGCGGAGGCGGTGGAGCAGGAGGAGAcccgcagccccgagccggcAGAAG AGAGAAGCCCAGCAAAATCGACCCATTATGGACAAAACACATCAACAAGTACGTCTGGGCCCAGCAAGGCCAACTATAGCAGCTATCAAGAAATAATCGCCAACTCTCTCCTAAACCTAGGCCAAATAGCGGAGGAAACCCTCGCCATCGAAGGGCAGCTGCCTGAAGCTGAGCTGCAGGTCTCCAAGCCGCCATCCAACGTTGTGCACCTGGTCCACGAGGACACGGGAGAGGAGTTAGTGGAGGAGGAGTGTGACAAGGAGATCATCATCCAGACGGAGGATGCGGAGGAGGTCATTGAGGTCACCAGCGAACGCAGCAGCGAGTTGTGTCCGGAGCACCGGGACGATGCGAACTGTGAGGAGTCCTGCAAACTGGaaaaggctgaagcagaagaggaggatgaagaggatgaggaggaggatgaagatgaggaggatgaggaggaggaggaggaagaagaggaggaggaagaggaagaagaagaggaggaggaagaggaggaggagatggctcCTGAAGTGATCTGCGAGGAAGCTCCTCACACTTCTCAGGACACCCAGAAAAGCCACTGTGAAGGGCAGTTCAGCCCAAAGCCTGAGTACTCAGTTATCGTGGAGGTCCGGTCGGATGACGACAAAGACGACGACGCCCGCTCCCAGAAATCAGCAGTGACCGACGAGTCAGAGATGTACGACATGATGACGAGGGGgaacctggggctgctggaaCAAGCCATCGCGCTGAAAGCCGAGCAGGTGAAAATTGTACGGGAGCCCAGCCGGCTGCCAGGAGAGCATGTAAAGCACTTCCAGGTGGACGAGAAACAGAGCAAACCACTGGACAGCGTCCGAAAGAGCTACTACGGCAAAG ATCCCTCAAGACCCGAGAAGCGAGAAATCAAATGTCCGACTCCTGGCTGCGATGGAACCGGCCACGTCACGGGACTCTACCCTCACCATCGCAGCCTCTCTGGTTGTCCGCACAAAGACAGGATCCCTCCCGAGA TCTTGGCGATGCACGAGAACGTGTTGAAATGCCCCAcgccaggctgcacaggacagggcCACGTCAACAGCAACCGCAACACGCACAGGAG tttATCTGGGTGCCccattgctgctgctgaaaaattAGCCAAATCGCATGAAAAGCAACAAACGCAGTCTGGTGACCCTTCGAAGACCAGCTCCAATTCTGACCGGATACTCAG GCCTATGTGCTTTGTGAAGCAACTGGAGATCCCTCAGTACGGAAGCTACCGGCCCAACATGGTCCCAGCAACCCCCCGGGCCaacctggccaaggagctggagaAGTACTCCAAGGTCACCTTCGATTATGCAAGTTTTGATGCTCAGGTTTTTGGCAAACGCATGCTTGCCCCAAAGATTCAGACTAGCGAAACCTCACCTAAAGCCTTTAAAT GCTTCGACTACTCCCACGACGCCGAGGCTGCGCACATGGCTGCCACTGCCATCCTCAACCTCTCCACCCGCTGCTGGGAAATGCCGGAGAATCTCAGCACCAAGCAGCAAGAGGCCCCCGGCAAG TCCATGGACATTGAGGTGGATGAAAATGGGACTCTGGACTTGAGTATGAACAAGCACCGCAAACGGGAGAGCAcctttcccagcagcagcagctgcagcagtagTCCCAGCATGAAGTCCCCAGACGTGTCCCAGCGCCAAAACAGCACCAGTGCCACGAGCAGCACCATGACCTCCCCCCAGTCCAGCCAGACCTCCCGCCAGGATGAATGGGATGGGCCCATTGACTACACTAAACCAAACCGTCAGCGGGAAGAGGAGCCAGAAGAG TCAGAGCCTGCTGCCCACTCTTTTGCCTCGTCGGAAGCTGATGAGCAAGAAGTGTCGGAGGAAAATTTTGAAGAACGAAAATACCCAGGGGAAGTTACTTTAACCAACTTCAAGCTTAAATTCCTCTCCAAGGACATCAAGAAAGAGCTGCTCAC TTGCCCAACCCCAGGCTGTGACGGCAGTGGACACATAACGGGAAACTATGCCTCTCACCGCAG cctttctgGTTGTCCTCTTGCTGACAAGAGCCTCAGAAACCTCATGGCTGCCCACTCTGCTGACCTCAA GTGCCCTACTCCTGGTTGTGATGGCTCTGGTCACATAACAGGAAATTATGCATCGCATAGAAG TCTGTCAGGCTGCCCTCGTGCCAAGAAAAGTGGGATCAAGATCACCCCGACAAAGGATGATAAAGAAGACCCAGAGCTGATGAA GTGTCCGGTTCCTGGCTGCGTTGGGCTTGGACACATCAGTGGCAAATATGCCTCTCACCGGAGTGCATCGGGGTGCCCTCTCGCAGCTCGCCGGCAGAAGGAAGGATCACTCAACGGCTCCTCGTTTTCCTGGAAGTCGTTGAAGAACGAAGGCCCGACCTGCCCTACCCCGGGCTGCGATGGCTCCGGCCATGCCAATGGGAGCTTCCTCACTCACAGAAG tttgtcAGGGTGTCCAAGAGCTACTTttgctgggaagaaaggaaaactcTCAGGGGATGAAATTCTCAACACAAAGTTCAAGACCAGCGACG ttcTGGAGAATGATGAAGAGATCAAGCAGCTGAACAAGGAGATCAGTGAGCTGAACGAGTCCAACTCGGAGATGGAAGCGGCCATGGTGAAACTGCAGTCGCAG ATCTCCACCATGGAGAAGAACCTGAAGAACAttgaggaggaaaataaaatcatAGAGGAGCAAAACGAAGCCCTGTTCCTGGAGCTCTCAGGGTTGAGCCAGGCTCTAATCCAAAGTCTTGCCAATATCCGCCTTCCGCACATG GAGCCAATCAGTGAGCAGAACTTCGATGCATATGTGAACACGCTGACTGACATGTACACCAACCAGGAGTGCTACCAGAACCCGGAGAacaaggacctgctggagagcatcaaGCAAGCCGTCAAGGGCATCCAGGTTTAG
- the MYT1 gene encoding myelin transcription factor 1 isoform X4 → MSLENDDKRARTRSKAIRVPTELIGQEVSCPTPGCNGSGHIRGKYARHRSLQSCPLAKKRKLQDAEAEHLVSKRKSHPLKLALDEGYNVDSDGSEEAEVKEESGSDESEGTLEEDEAEAVEQEETRSPEPAEERSPAKSTHYGQNTSTSTSGPSKANYSSYQEIIANSLLNLGQIAEETLAIEGQLPEAELQVSKPPSNVVHLVHEDTGEELVEEECDKEIIIQTEDAEEVIEVTSERSSELCPEHRDDANCEESCKLEKAEAEEEDEEDEEEDEDEEDEEEEEEEEEEEEEEEEEEEEEEEMAPEVICEEAPHTSQDTQKSHCEGQFSPKPEYSVIVEVRSDDDKDDDARSQKSAVTDESEMYDMMTRGNLGLLEQAIALKAEQVKIVREPSRLPGEHVKHFQVDEKQSKPLDSVRKSYYGKDPSRPEKREIKCPTPGCDGTGHVTGLYPHHRSLSGCPHKDRIPPEILAMHENVLKCPTPGCTGQGHVNSNRNTHRSLSGCPIAAAEKLAKSHEKQQTQSGDPSKTSSNSDRILRPMCFVKQLEIPQYGSYRPNMVPATPRANLAKELEKYSKVTFDYASFDAQVFGKRMLAPKIQTSETSPKAFKSKPFPKASSPSHSPSSSYVKSTSSSSTGFDYSHDAEAAHMAATAILNLSTRCWEMPENLSTKQQEAPGKSMDIEVDENGTLDLSMNKHRKRESTFPSSSSCSSSPSMKSPDVSQRQNSTSATSSTMTSPQSSQTSRQDEWDGPIDYTKPNRQREEEPEESEPAAHSFASSEADEQEVSEENFEERKYPGEVTLTNFKLKFLSKDIKKELLTCPTPGCDGSGHITGNYASHRSLSGCPLADKSLRNLMAAHSADLKCPTPGCDGSGHITGNYASHRSLSGCPRAKKSGIKITPTKDDKEDPELMKCPVPGCVGLGHISGKYASHRSASGCPLAARRQKEGSLNGSSFSWKSLKNEGPTCPTPGCDGSGHANGSFLTHRSLSGCPRATFAGKKGKLSGDEILNTKFKTSDVLENDEEIKQLNKEISELNESNSEMEAAMVKLQSQISTMEKNLKNIEEENKIIEEQNEALFLELSGLSQALIQSLANIRLPHMEPISEQNFDAYVNTLTDMYTNQECYQNPENKDLLESIKQAVKGIQV, encoded by the exons ATGAGTTTAGAAAATGACGATAAGAGAGCACGCACGCGGTCAAAGGCTATCAGAG TGCCCACGGAGCTCATCGGCCAGGAGGTGAG CTGTCCAACCCCAGGCTGTAACGGCTCAGGACACATCCGTGGAAAGTATGCAAGACACAGAAG TTTACAAAGCTGCCCTCTAGCAAAGAAGAGGAAACTTCAGGATGCGGAGGCTGAACATCTGGTGTCGAAAAGAAAATCCCATCCGCTCAAGCTGGCCTTGGACGAAGGCTACAACGTCGACAGTGACGGTAGCGAGGAGGCCGAGGTGAAGGAGGAGTCCGGCTCCGATGAGTCGGAGGGGACTCTGGAGGAGGATGAGGCGGAGGCGGTGGAGCAGGAGGAGAcccgcagccccgagccggcAGAAG AGAGAAGCCCAGCAAAATCGACCCATTATGGACAAAACACATCAACAAGTACGTCTGGGCCCAGCAAGGCCAACTATAGCAGCTATCAAGAAATAATCGCCAACTCTCTCCTAAACCTAGGCCAAATAGCGGAGGAAACCCTCGCCATCGAAGGGCAGCTGCCTGAAGCTGAGCTGCAGGTCTCCAAGCCGCCATCCAACGTTGTGCACCTGGTCCACGAGGACACGGGAGAGGAGTTAGTGGAGGAGGAGTGTGACAAGGAGATCATCATCCAGACGGAGGATGCGGAGGAGGTCATTGAGGTCACCAGCGAACGCAGCAGCGAGTTGTGTCCGGAGCACCGGGACGATGCGAACTGTGAGGAGTCCTGCAAACTGGaaaaggctgaagcagaagaggaggatgaagaggatgaggaggaggatgaagatgaggaggatgaggaggaggaggaggaagaagaggaggaggaagaggaagaagaagaggaggaggaagaggaggaggagatggctcCTGAAGTGATCTGCGAGGAAGCTCCTCACACTTCTCAGGACACCCAGAAAAGCCACTGTGAAGGGCAGTTCAGCCCAAAGCCTGAGTACTCAGTTATCGTGGAGGTCCGGTCGGATGACGACAAAGACGACGACGCCCGCTCCCAGAAATCAGCAGTGACCGACGAGTCAGAGATGTACGACATGATGACGAGGGGgaacctggggctgctggaaCAAGCCATCGCGCTGAAAGCCGAGCAGGTGAAAATTGTACGGGAGCCCAGCCGGCTGCCAGGAGAGCATGTAAAGCACTTCCAGGTGGACGAGAAACAGAGCAAACCACTGGACAGCGTCCGAAAGAGCTACTACGGCAAAG ATCCCTCAAGACCCGAGAAGCGAGAAATCAAATGTCCGACTCCTGGCTGCGATGGAACCGGCCACGTCACGGGACTCTACCCTCACCATCGCAGCCTCTCTGGTTGTCCGCACAAAGACAGGATCCCTCCCGAGA TCTTGGCGATGCACGAGAACGTGTTGAAATGCCCCAcgccaggctgcacaggacagggcCACGTCAACAGCAACCGCAACACGCACAGGAG tttATCTGGGTGCCccattgctgctgctgaaaaattAGCCAAATCGCATGAAAAGCAACAAACGCAGTCTGGTGACCCTTCGAAGACCAGCTCCAATTCTGACCGGATACTCAG GCCTATGTGCTTTGTGAAGCAACTGGAGATCCCTCAGTACGGAAGCTACCGGCCCAACATGGTCCCAGCAACCCCCCGGGCCaacctggccaaggagctggagaAGTACTCCAAGGTCACCTTCGATTATGCAAGTTTTGATGCTCAGGTTTTTGGCAAACGCATGCTTGCCCCAAAGATTCAGACTAGCGAAACCTCACCTAAAGCCTTTAAAT CCAAACCTTTTCCAAAGGCCTCTTCCCCCAGCCACAGCCCCTCCAGCAGTTACGTGAAGAGCACTTCATCTTCCTCCACAGGCTTCGACTACTCCCACGACGCCGAGGCTGCGCACATGGCTGCCACTGCCATCCTCAACCTCTCCACCCGCTGCTGGGAAATGCCGGAGAATCTCAGCACCAAGCAGCAAGAGGCCCCCGGCAAG TCCATGGACATTGAGGTGGATGAAAATGGGACTCTGGACTTGAGTATGAACAAGCACCGCAAACGGGAGAGCAcctttcccagcagcagcagctgcagcagtagTCCCAGCATGAAGTCCCCAGACGTGTCCCAGCGCCAAAACAGCACCAGTGCCACGAGCAGCACCATGACCTCCCCCCAGTCCAGCCAGACCTCCCGCCAGGATGAATGGGATGGGCCCATTGACTACACTAAACCAAACCGTCAGCGGGAAGAGGAGCCAGAAGAG TCAGAGCCTGCTGCCCACTCTTTTGCCTCGTCGGAAGCTGATGAGCAAGAAGTGTCGGAGGAAAATTTTGAAGAACGAAAATACCCAGGGGAAGTTACTTTAACCAACTTCAAGCTTAAATTCCTCTCCAAGGACATCAAGAAAGAGCTGCTCAC TTGCCCAACCCCAGGCTGTGACGGCAGTGGACACATAACGGGAAACTATGCCTCTCACCGCAG cctttctgGTTGTCCTCTTGCTGACAAGAGCCTCAGAAACCTCATGGCTGCCCACTCTGCTGACCTCAA GTGCCCTACTCCTGGTTGTGATGGCTCTGGTCACATAACAGGAAATTATGCATCGCATAGAAG TCTGTCAGGCTGCCCTCGTGCCAAGAAAAGTGGGATCAAGATCACCCCGACAAAGGATGATAAAGAAGACCCAGAGCTGATGAA GTGTCCGGTTCCTGGCTGCGTTGGGCTTGGACACATCAGTGGCAAATATGCCTCTCACCGGAGTGCATCGGGGTGCCCTCTCGCAGCTCGCCGGCAGAAGGAAGGATCACTCAACGGCTCCTCGTTTTCCTGGAAGTCGTTGAAGAACGAAGGCCCGACCTGCCCTACCCCGGGCTGCGATGGCTCCGGCCATGCCAATGGGAGCTTCCTCACTCACAGAAG tttgtcAGGGTGTCCAAGAGCTACTTttgctgggaagaaaggaaaactcTCAGGGGATGAAATTCTCAACACAAAGTTCAAGACCAGCGACG ttcTGGAGAATGATGAAGAGATCAAGCAGCTGAACAAGGAGATCAGTGAGCTGAACGAGTCCAACTCGGAGATGGAAGCGGCCATGGTGAAACTGCAGTCGCAG ATCTCCACCATGGAGAAGAACCTGAAGAACAttgaggaggaaaataaaatcatAGAGGAGCAAAACGAAGCCCTGTTCCTGGAGCTCTCAGGGTTGAGCCAGGCTCTAATCCAAAGTCTTGCCAATATCCGCCTTCCGCACATG GAGCCAATCAGTGAGCAGAACTTCGATGCATATGTGAACACGCTGACTGACATGTACACCAACCAGGAGTGCTACCAGAACCCGGAGAacaaggacctgctggagagcatcaaGCAAGCCGTCAAGGGCATCCAGGTTTAG
- the MYT1 gene encoding myelin transcription factor 1 isoform X2 — translation MKLCGTFLENEFRGELLNQRWTCGEKISSCEGATSLHGTHIKMSLENDDKRARTRSKAIRVPTELIGQEVSCPTPGCNGSGHIRGKYARHRSLQSCPLAKKRKLQDAEAEHLVSKRKSHPLKLALDEGYNVDSDGSEEAEVKEESGSDESEGTLEEDEAEAVEQEETRSPEPAEERSPAKSTHYGQNTSTSTSGPSKANYSSYQEIIANSLLNLGQIAEETLAIEGQLPEAELQVSKPPSNVVHLVHEDTGEELVEEECDKEIIIQTEDAEEVIEVTSERSSELCPEHRDDANCEESCKLEKAEAEEEDEEDEEEDEDEEDEEEEEEEEEEEEEEEEEEEEEEEMAPEVICEEAPHTSQDTQKSHCEGQFSPKPEYSVIVEVRSDDDKDDDARSQKSAVTDESEMYDMMTRGNLGLLEQAIALKAEQVKIVREPSRLPGEHVKHFQVDEKQSKPLDSVRKSYYGKDPSRPEKREIKCPTPGCDGTGHVTGLYPHHRSLSGCPHKDRIPPEILAMHENVLKCPTPGCTGQGHVNSNRNTHRSLSGCPIAAAEKLAKSHEKQQTQSGDPSKTSSNSDRILRPMCFVKQLEIPQYGSYRPNMVPATPRANLAKELEKYSKVTFDYASFDAQVFGKRMLAPKIQTSETSPKAFKSKPFPKASSPSHSPSSSYVKSTSSSSTGFDYSHDAEAAHMAATAILNLSTRCWEMPENLSTKQQEAPGKSMDIEVDENGTLDLSMNKHRKRESTFPSSSSCSSSPSMKSPDVSQRQNSTSATSSTMTSPQSSQTSRQDEWDGPIDYTKPNRQREEEPEESEPAAHSFASSEADEQEVSEENFEERKYPGEVTLTNFKLKFLSKDIKKELLTCPTPGCDGSGHITGNYASHRRCPTPGCDGSGHITGNYASHRSLSGCPRAKKSGIKITPTKDDKEDPELMKCPVPGCVGLGHISGKYASHRSASGCPLAARRQKEGSLNGSSFSWKSLKNEGPTCPTPGCDGSGHANGSFLTHRSLSGCPRATFAGKKGKLSGDEILNTKFKTSDVLENDEEIKQLNKEISELNESNSEMEAAMVKLQSQISTMEKNLKNIEEENKIIEEQNEALFLELSGLSQALIQSLANIRLPHMEPISEQNFDAYVNTLTDMYTNQECYQNPENKDLLESIKQAVKGIQV, via the exons ATGAGTTTAGAAAATGACGATAAGAGAGCACGCACGCGGTCAAAGGCTATCAGAG TGCCCACGGAGCTCATCGGCCAGGAGGTGAG CTGTCCAACCCCAGGCTGTAACGGCTCAGGACACATCCGTGGAAAGTATGCAAGACACAGAAG TTTACAAAGCTGCCCTCTAGCAAAGAAGAGGAAACTTCAGGATGCGGAGGCTGAACATCTGGTGTCGAAAAGAAAATCCCATCCGCTCAAGCTGGCCTTGGACGAAGGCTACAACGTCGACAGTGACGGTAGCGAGGAGGCCGAGGTGAAGGAGGAGTCCGGCTCCGATGAGTCGGAGGGGACTCTGGAGGAGGATGAGGCGGAGGCGGTGGAGCAGGAGGAGAcccgcagccccgagccggcAGAAG AGAGAAGCCCAGCAAAATCGACCCATTATGGACAAAACACATCAACAAGTACGTCTGGGCCCAGCAAGGCCAACTATAGCAGCTATCAAGAAATAATCGCCAACTCTCTCCTAAACCTAGGCCAAATAGCGGAGGAAACCCTCGCCATCGAAGGGCAGCTGCCTGAAGCTGAGCTGCAGGTCTCCAAGCCGCCATCCAACGTTGTGCACCTGGTCCACGAGGACACGGGAGAGGAGTTAGTGGAGGAGGAGTGTGACAAGGAGATCATCATCCAGACGGAGGATGCGGAGGAGGTCATTGAGGTCACCAGCGAACGCAGCAGCGAGTTGTGTCCGGAGCACCGGGACGATGCGAACTGTGAGGAGTCCTGCAAACTGGaaaaggctgaagcagaagaggaggatgaagaggatgaggaggaggatgaagatgaggaggatgaggaggaggaggaggaagaagaggaggaggaagaggaagaagaagaggaggaggaagaggaggaggagatggctcCTGAAGTGATCTGCGAGGAAGCTCCTCACACTTCTCAGGACACCCAGAAAAGCCACTGTGAAGGGCAGTTCAGCCCAAAGCCTGAGTACTCAGTTATCGTGGAGGTCCGGTCGGATGACGACAAAGACGACGACGCCCGCTCCCAGAAATCAGCAGTGACCGACGAGTCAGAGATGTACGACATGATGACGAGGGGgaacctggggctgctggaaCAAGCCATCGCGCTGAAAGCCGAGCAGGTGAAAATTGTACGGGAGCCCAGCCGGCTGCCAGGAGAGCATGTAAAGCACTTCCAGGTGGACGAGAAACAGAGCAAACCACTGGACAGCGTCCGAAAGAGCTACTACGGCAAAG ATCCCTCAAGACCCGAGAAGCGAGAAATCAAATGTCCGACTCCTGGCTGCGATGGAACCGGCCACGTCACGGGACTCTACCCTCACCATCGCAGCCTCTCTGGTTGTCCGCACAAAGACAGGATCCCTCCCGAGA TCTTGGCGATGCACGAGAACGTGTTGAAATGCCCCAcgccaggctgcacaggacagggcCACGTCAACAGCAACCGCAACACGCACAGGAG tttATCTGGGTGCCccattgctgctgctgaaaaattAGCCAAATCGCATGAAAAGCAACAAACGCAGTCTGGTGACCCTTCGAAGACCAGCTCCAATTCTGACCGGATACTCAG GCCTATGTGCTTTGTGAAGCAACTGGAGATCCCTCAGTACGGAAGCTACCGGCCCAACATGGTCCCAGCAACCCCCCGGGCCaacctggccaaggagctggagaAGTACTCCAAGGTCACCTTCGATTATGCAAGTTTTGATGCTCAGGTTTTTGGCAAACGCATGCTTGCCCCAAAGATTCAGACTAGCGAAACCTCACCTAAAGCCTTTAAAT CCAAACCTTTTCCAAAGGCCTCTTCCCCCAGCCACAGCCCCTCCAGCAGTTACGTGAAGAGCACTTCATCTTCCTCCACAGGCTTCGACTACTCCCACGACGCCGAGGCTGCGCACATGGCTGCCACTGCCATCCTCAACCTCTCCACCCGCTGCTGGGAAATGCCGGAGAATCTCAGCACCAAGCAGCAAGAGGCCCCCGGCAAG TCCATGGACATTGAGGTGGATGAAAATGGGACTCTGGACTTGAGTATGAACAAGCACCGCAAACGGGAGAGCAcctttcccagcagcagcagctgcagcagtagTCCCAGCATGAAGTCCCCAGACGTGTCCCAGCGCCAAAACAGCACCAGTGCCACGAGCAGCACCATGACCTCCCCCCAGTCCAGCCAGACCTCCCGCCAGGATGAATGGGATGGGCCCATTGACTACACTAAACCAAACCGTCAGCGGGAAGAGGAGCCAGAAGAG TCAGAGCCTGCTGCCCACTCTTTTGCCTCGTCGGAAGCTGATGAGCAAGAAGTGTCGGAGGAAAATTTTGAAGAACGAAAATACCCAGGGGAAGTTACTTTAACCAACTTCAAGCTTAAATTCCTCTCCAAGGACATCAAGAAAGAGCTGCTCAC TTGCCCAACCCCAGGCTGTGACGGCAGTGGACACATAACGGGAAACTATGCCTCTCACCGCAG GTGCCCTACTCCTGGTTGTGATGGCTCTGGTCACATAACAGGAAATTATGCATCGCATAGAAG TCTGTCAGGCTGCCCTCGTGCCAAGAAAAGTGGGATCAAGATCACCCCGACAAAGGATGATAAAGAAGACCCAGAGCTGATGAA GTGTCCGGTTCCTGGCTGCGTTGGGCTTGGACACATCAGTGGCAAATATGCCTCTCACCGGAGTGCATCGGGGTGCCCTCTCGCAGCTCGCCGGCAGAAGGAAGGATCACTCAACGGCTCCTCGTTTTCCTGGAAGTCGTTGAAGAACGAAGGCCCGACCTGCCCTACCCCGGGCTGCGATGGCTCCGGCCATGCCAATGGGAGCTTCCTCACTCACAGAAG tttgtcAGGGTGTCCAAGAGCTACTTttgctgggaagaaaggaaaactcTCAGGGGATGAAATTCTCAACACAAAGTTCAAGACCAGCGACG ttcTGGAGAATGATGAAGAGATCAAGCAGCTGAACAAGGAGATCAGTGAGCTGAACGAGTCCAACTCGGAGATGGAAGCGGCCATGGTGAAACTGCAGTCGCAG ATCTCCACCATGGAGAAGAACCTGAAGAACAttgaggaggaaaataaaatcatAGAGGAGCAAAACGAAGCCCTGTTCCTGGAGCTCTCAGGGTTGAGCCAGGCTCTAATCCAAAGTCTTGCCAATATCCGCCTTCCGCACATG GAGCCAATCAGTGAGCAGAACTTCGATGCATATGTGAACACGCTGACTGACATGTACACCAACCAGGAGTGCTACCAGAACCCGGAGAacaaggacctgctggagagcatcaaGCAAGCCGTCAAGGGCATCCAGGTTTAG